ATAAATAAATTCTTTTTATAATTAAAAATATCGAATTATTTGAAGATAAGAAAATTGCTTAAAAAAAAATATATATTTCTGTTTGCGACATCCTTTTCTGGTTTATTTTTAAATAATTTTGCAGAGGCAACAGTTTTAAATAATAGTTATAAAGAAGTAATTGATCATGTTTGGCAAATTGTATATAGAGATTTTCTTGATTCAAACGGCAAATTTCAAAAGTCCAATTGGATTAATCTAAGAAAAGAAGTTTTATCAAAAACATATTCAGACAGCAATGAAGCATATGATGCGATTAGAGATATGCTTTCTAATTTAGATGATTCTTATACAAGATTTTTAGAACCTAAGGAATTTAATCAAATGAGAATTGATACCTCTGGAGAATTAACTGGAGTTGGTATCCAAATAGTTAAAGATAAAGAATCTGATGATTTAATAATTATTTCTCCCATAGAGGGCACCCCTGCATTTGATGCTGGAATTAAAGCTAGAGATAAAATATTATCCATAGATGATATTTCTACTGAAGGTATGAATATTGAGGATGCTGTGAAATTAATAAGAGGACAAAGAGGTACTAAAGTAAAGCTTGAAATTCTTAGAGGTTCTAAATCCTTTTTTAAGACTTTATCAAGAGAAAAAATTGAAATAAAATCTGTATCAAGTAAAGTCAATCAAACCAAAAACGGCTTGTTAATTGGCTATGTAAGAATTAAACAATTTAATGCAAATGCATCCAAAGAAACTAGAGATGCTATTAAGGATTTAGAAACAAAAAAAGTCGCAGGATATGTTCTTGACTTGAGAAGTAATCCTGGAGGTTTATTAGAATCAAGCATTGATATCTCAAGGCACTTCATTAACAAAGGAGTAATAGTAAGTACAGTAAGTAAAGATGGTTTAAAAGAAACAAAAAAAGGAAACGGTCAAGCTCTAACAAAAAAGCCCTTAGTTGTCTTAGTTAATGAGGGTTCTGCTAGTGCTAGTGAAATAGTTTCTGGTGCAATAAAAGATAACAAAAGAGGAAAATTAGTTGGGAAGAAAACATTTGGTAAAGGTCTAGTTCAATCCATGAGAACTTTAGTTGATGGTTCAGGTCTAACTGTTACAGTCGCTAAGTATTTAACTCCGAACGGCACTGATATAAACAAATCTGGAATTATTCCAGACATAGAAGTAAGAATGAATACAAACCCTATACTTCAAAGAGAGATAGGAACTAGAAAAGATAAACAATATAGAGCTGGTGAAAAAGAGCTAATAAATATAATTAATAGAAAGAATCAGATAAGCGAA
This region of Prochlorococcus sp. MIT 0604 genomic DNA includes:
- a CDS encoding S41 family peptidase, producing the protein MKIRKLLKKKYIFLFATSFSGLFLNNFAEATVLNNSYKEVIDHVWQIVYRDFLDSNGKFQKSNWINLRKEVLSKTYSDSNEAYDAIRDMLSNLDDSYTRFLEPKEFNQMRIDTSGELTGVGIQIVKDKESDDLIIISPIEGTPAFDAGIKARDKILSIDDISTEGMNIEDAVKLIRGQRGTKVKLEILRGSKSFFKTLSREKIEIKSVSSKVNQTKNGLLIGYVRIKQFNANASKETRDAIKDLETKKVAGYVLDLRSNPGGLLESSIDISRHFINKGVIVSTVSKDGLKETKKGNGQALTKKPLVVLVNEGSASASEIVSGAIKDNKRGKLVGKKTFGKGLVQSMRTLVDGSGLTVTVAKYLTPNGTDINKSGIIPDIEVRMNTNPILQREIGTRKDKQYRAGEKELINIINRKNQISEFNPDTTNLNAFLKINKEDKVFSLN